In one Diabrotica virgifera virgifera chromosome 7, PGI_DIABVI_V3a genomic region, the following are encoded:
- the LOC114331531 gene encoding uncharacterized protein LOC114331531, with translation MMDSTSANNSALVFQRFASTILKFGSCKWKTNLHYNITSDATKFNYIVANLETVYISEVRDIIVSPPATERYVKLKSELIKRLSESQQQTIKRLLEHEELGDRQPSQFLHLQSLAGTTVPDNIVRSLRLGRLPSSTQAILATQAKASLDAVAELANTISESIAPSVHMSEVSNARESTIDKLTA, from the coding sequence ATGATGGACAGTACCAGTGCCAACAACAGTGCTTTAGTGTTTCAACGCTTTGCTTCAACGATCCTGAAATTTGGTTCCTGCAAGTGGAAAACCAATTTACATTACAACATAACAAGTGACGCAACAAAATTTAACTACATAGTTGCTAATCTCGAAACAGTGTACATATCAGAAGTTAGGGACATCATTGTGTCACCACCAGCTACTGAGAGGTACGTAAAATTAAAGTCAGAGTTAATTAAGAGACTTAGTGAATCTCAACAACAAACAATTAAAAGACTACTTGAGCATGAAGAACTGGGCGATCGACAACCTTCTCAATTCTTACATTTACAGTCTTTAGCAGGCACAACAGTACCAGATAATATTGTAAGGTCTCTGAGGTTAGGTAGACTGCCATCGTCTACACAGGCTATTCTAGCTACTCAAGCTAAAGCTAGTTTGGATGCAGTTGCCGAGCTAGCTAACACCATCTCCGAATCAATAGCTCCTAGCGTCCATATGTCAGAAGTTTCCAACGCGCGTGAAAGTACCATCGATAAATTGACAGCCTAA